DNA sequence from the Stigmatella aurantiaca genome:
GCTCGACACCTCCGCGGGGCTGGATCCGGGGGCGAAGCTCAACGGGTGGAGCCGGGCGATGGGCCAGGACGTGCCCCGCCCGCCGTCCGTCTTCAGCTATTACCCGCCGAACGCGGCCGCGCCCGGGGGCATGGGGTTGCTCGGCCCGGAGTTCGCCATCCTGGACACCGCGACGGCCACCGCCCGCGCCAACGTCATGTACGACATGCTCTTCGCGAGCTCGACGGCCAGCGCGGGCGTCCTCCTGGACGTGAGCACGCTGCCCACGGAACCGAGCGATCTCGTGTACACGCTGGGCCGCTACTGGATCCACGACGCGATGTCCTGGAGCCTCCAGGTCGCCGTCTACAACGCCATCACCGACACCCGCGCCGGCAACACGCTGCGCAAGCAGCGGCTGGCCGTGTACCTCACGTCCCTCTCCCCCGAGTACCAGATCCAGAGGTGAGCCCCATGAAGCTTTCCCGACGCCACTTCCTTCGCGACGTCTCCCGGGGCCTGGGCTGCCTGGCCGCCGCCTCCGCGCTTCCACGCTGGCTGGGGGAGGCGGAAGCCGCCTCGATCAGCGGATACGCGGGCTACCGCGCCGCGGTGTGTGTCTTCCTCTTGGGAGGCAATGACTCCAACAACCTGCTCATCCCCAAGCTGAGCACGCCGTACGCCCAGTACAAGGCGGCGCGGCCCAACATCGGCATCGCCAATGCCGACCTGCTGACGCTCAACCCCATCGGTCAGCCGGCCGCCTCGTACGGGCTGCACCCCTCGCTCGTGAAGCTCCAGGCGCTCTTCGAGCAGGAGAAGGCCGCCATCGTGTGCAACGTGGGGCCGCTCGTGCTGCCCATGCGGAAGGCCGACTACGTCAACGGGACCGTGGCGCGGCCGGACAACCTGTTCTCCCATGCGGACCAGCAGGACGCATGGGCGAGCTCCATCGCCAACCCGTCCTCCATCTCGCTGCCGGTGGAGCTCATCGGCAAGGTGACGGGCTGGGCGGGCCGGACCGCGGACAAGCTCTTCGCACTGAAGGACACAGACTATCCCAGGGTGACGTCCTTCGGGGGCAAGGCGATCTTCTCCGCGGGAGGTTCCAAGCAGCCGATGATCGTGTCGTCGAACGGCACGCTGGGCTTCCGGACGTCGAGCGATGCGGGCTTCAACGCCCTGTACCAGGAGTCGCTCTCCGAGGTGCTCAAGATCCACAATGACGTCACGCTGCAGGCCTCTTACGGCGGCACGTTCACCACGGCGCAGAGCTTCGCCGCGGCGAGAACCACCGCGCGCGAGGCGGCATGGGGGCTGCTGCCCCAGGCGACGCGCGAGGCCATCGACGCGCTGTTCGTGCTGCCCGAGGGCGGCTCGGGCTGGGGGTTGCCGGGCCAGCTCTACCAGGTCGTCCGGGATCTCGTGGCGGGCGCGACGCCCGCGGCCAGCGGGGGCTTGGGCCTCAAGCGCCAGGTGTTCTCCGTGGGGTTGGGCGGCTTCGATACCCACACCGGGCAGGACGTGGCCCAGAGCTCGCTGTTCAAGCAGCTCGACTTCGCCCTCGATGCCTTCCACCAGGCGCTCACGATTCTGCGGGCCACCACGAACTTCGGCGCCACGCCTCCGCAGACCACGCTCTTCACGATCAGCGACTTCGGCCGCACCTTCGTGGAGAACTCGGACAAGGGCACGGACCACGGCTGGGGCAGCCACATGATCGTCCTGGGCGACCGCGTCGCGGGCAAGCGGCTCTACGGCGCTTTTCCGAACCTGGACCTGACGAACGGCGGGACGAACAACCCGGACACCACCGACTCACGGGGCCGCTGGATTCCCTCGCTCACGGTGGACCAGTACGCCTACTCCGTCGCCGCGTGGCTGGGCCTGTCGACCACCACCGAGCGGGACTACGTGTTCCCGAACCTCGCGGCCTACGTCTCCGCCGCGGCGGCCAACAAGTTCCCCGCGGATGCACAGAAGACCAAGATCGGCTTCCTGCTCGCGGACGCCTGACCTTCCACGAGTTCAACCGGGCCTGGGTGGGTAACGAGAAAGGCAGACCGGTGGGGTTTCCCCCACCGTGTCTGTCCCATGCTCAAACGGCGAGCGTGGCTCTCTGTCCTTGCTACGCGCCCGACTCTTCAGCCAGAGCGTACGTGGTGAACGGCCCCGAAGCACTCACCTTGCTCGCGGCACTCTTTTTGCCCTCGATGCGGGCAAGATCCTGAATGAACAGCTGCTGGGTCCGCTGGGCCTTCTGCTCCTGATTCTCGCGCTTCATGACAACCTCCTGAAGGCAGAAATGCCGTGGGCCCATCCCACGGGGATAAGGGACAGCACTCTTTTCCGCCGTGCGCCCTTGAACAGAAGCTGGGTCCTCTCCGGCCCTCGGCCAAGGGAAAACCGGATATTTTTGGAAAGCGTTCGAAGGGCCTGCGGAGAGGGCTGCGCTTGAGTGTCTGCCTGCTCAGGGGCGCGGAGCGCGGGCGGCCTGGACGAGGCCCCGGGCGAGGTGTCCCAGGATGTCCGTGCCCGCGCGCGCATCGAAGCCCAGGAACATGGGCGACTCGTTGAGCTCGAGGATGCGCAGGGTGCCTTCGGCATCGCGCTTGAGGTCCATCCCCGTCCAGCGCAGCCCCAGCACCTGCGTGGCGCGGAGACACTGCGCCGCCACCTCGGGCGGCAGCGCGAAGGACTCGACGCGCTCCTCGTTCTGCCGGAAGTCGATGGCCTGGGAGAGGATGCGGATGCTGGCGATGACCTCCCCATCGAGCACGTAGACGCGCACGTCCTCGCCGGGCAGGAGGGACTGGAAGGTCACGGGCGCGGCACTCAGCGCGGCGAGCCGGTCCTCGGACAGGTCCTCGGGGCCCAGCGCCCGCGTGGCCGCGCCGCCGCCCACGGGTTTGTAGGCCACGCGCCGGCCGGCGGCGAAGCGGCGCACCGCCTCGGCGTCATTCGTCCAGAGCGTCTCCGGCACGGGCAACCCCGCCTGGGCGAGCAGCGCGAGCTGAAGGGGTTTCTGGATGCGCCAGCTCGTGGACTCGGGGTTGTAGAACGGCACGCCCAGCGCTTCCCAGCGGCCCAGCAGGCCCCGCAGCAGCGTGGCCTTCTCGCGGAAGGCCACCAGCGTGGTGCGCCAGTCCGCGTCCATGTCCTCGTCCGCGTCCACGCCAAAGGCGAGCGGGTGGGTGTAGACGCTGCGCAGGTAGACGGCCCCGGGAACTCCGAGCCGCTGCCCATTCACGGTGATGCCGTCGAGGCCCTCCGTGAGCGCCAAGCGTGTCTGCCCGGGGAAGGCGAGGGTGTCCACCACGAGGGTTTCCACCCCCAGCGCCTCGATCCGGCGGGCCAGGTGCGAGATGTGCTCGTCGTCGCGGGATCCAACGAGGAACACGGGGCGGGCGGTGGCGGGGGGCGTCATGGAGTGATGCTCCTTGATTCCCGCTGTCCGCGCCATCGCGCCGCGGACTACCAGCCGCCTCCACCGCCCTGAGTCGGGGGGCTTCTCGGCGCGAACGCACCCTGAATGCCCTCGACGGCAGACATTCCAACGCCGCCAATGAGGTTGATCGTCGCTCCGAAGAGCTCCATGTCCGCTTGGAGGGGCCTGCCATGGATCAGGCTCTGGAAGGCATCCCGGGCGAAGGTTCTCGCCTCCCGGAAGTGAGCCTCGGACTGGGGCATGGTGCCCTGGCTGACTCCCCGCAGGTTCTCCATGACGCTCCGCTGGGAAGCAGGGGAGATGCCGTACCCTCCCGCCTGCAGCATGCCGTTCACCGTGCCCACGAGACTGCCGTAGAGGCTGGGGTTGTTCTGCGCCTGTACCCCAATCTCCGTGCGCAGCCGGTCTGTCTGGGTGAAGTCGGACAGGTGGGGGTTGGCCGGCTCGGGGGTGGCGGCGGCGGGGACGGCGTTCGGCGTGGGGGCGGCAGGGGCTCCTGGCTGCACGCCGGCGCTGGGGGGAGGACTGATGGGACGGCTTCCGGAGGCTCCGACCGGTGACGTCATGGTTCTTCTCCTGGCGAAAAACAGCTAAGACGCGGATTTTAGCGCATCCGGAAAAACCGTCCATCCCGGGAAGATTTCCCAGGGAATGAGAGGGATTTCCTCGCTGGGTGCTTGAGCCCCGGCCGCGTGAGCGAGGGAGCGGCATGACACACGCCTTGAGGCAATTGCTGGAAGAGGGCCGCATTCGCGAGGCGAGGGAGGCCGCCACGCATCAGCTCTCTCAGGATCCGGAGGACGAGGAGGCCCTGCTGGCGCTGGCCAAGGTGGCCCTGGTGGACGCCCGGCCGGAACAGGCCGAACAGCTGCTGTCGCGGGTGAAGTCCGAAGGCGCACAGCGGGAAGTCACCCTGTTGCGCGGCGCCGTGGCGATCCAGCACCAGGACTTCGTCCGGGCGCGGGAGCATTACGAGGTGCTCATCCGCCAGCCCACGCCTCCGGCCGAAGCCTGGCATGGCTTGGGCGTCGCTCAGCTGGCCCTGGGAGCGGTGGCCGAGGCCCGCGAGGCGCATGAGCAGGCCGTGGCGCTCAGACCCCAGCAGTCTGGCTTTCGCTTCGAGCTGGGCATGGCGCTGGTCATGGAAGAGCGGCCCCGGGCCGCGGCGCGGGAGTTCGTCCGGTGCTTGCGGCTGGATGCCCGGGACGCTCGTGGCTACTGGGCCTTGGCCCAACTGCTCGGGCAGCGGGGCAAGGTGCGGTCGGCCCGGCGCATTCTGGAAGCAGGGCTGACGCAGGCGCCTCAGTCCCAACTGTTGCGCGAGACGCTGGCGGCGAACCAGGAGCCCTCCGAGGACCGCGAAGAAGCACCGGACGTGGCGCTGTTCCACCAGGCCTCGAGGCTCGTGGATCGCAAACGCGGCCGGGAGGCCCTGACGCTCCTGCGGGAGGGCTGGGAGCAGGGGACGCGCTCCCTGCCGCTCAAGCTCCTGGAGGCCGAGGCGTGCAAGGTGCTCCAGCCCCCGGACATGCCCGGCATCATCCACGCTTACGAGGAGGCGATTGCCTTCGCGCCGGAGCACTGGGAGCCCTACACGCGCCTGGGGGTGTGCCTGTTGAAGGAAGGGCATCGGCACGAGCCCCGCGCCATCGAACTGCTGGAGACGGCGCGGCGGCTCGAACCTGGAATGCCCGAGACCTCGCTCAACCTGGTCCTGGCCTACGTCAAGGCCCAGCGCATCGCCGAGGCACGCGCCCTGGCGCAGCAGGTAGTGGAGGGCCTGAGGCCTGGGCATTCTCTTTACGAAGAGGCCACGCGGCTTCTGGAAGTCTTGCGCAAAGTGTGAGGGGCGCCCCTGTGTGGCACCGCTGACCCCGGGAGCCGTCTGGTAAGGTAGGGCTCCTCTGGAGATTGCCCGTGCCCTTCGTTCCCGCCGACCTCAATGCCGCCGCGTACTGGGCAGGTAACTTCGTGGGAGGTGCTGTCCCTCCGGCCCTCGCCGATGCGGCGGGCAACGCCTGGGTGCCCGGAACGGTGAACCCTCCGGATCACCACTTCATCCTGCCCGCGGGGGCGGGCTCGCACTTCTCGCACCAGGTTGGACCCCTTCAGGCGGACCACCACCGCGTCGTGAATTTTGGCGCGCTGGGCGCGGCGAACCAGTCGGTGTTCCTCGAGTTCTACCCCAACCAGATCACCTCGTGCCGGCTCCCGGCGGGGGGGCTCGTGAGCTACTTCTTCACGGCCCAGCTCTCGGGCTGTGCCATCTTCGTGGATCAGCTGCCCGCTGGAGATGTGATCGTCTATCACGCGAACGCGATGCGGTTCTCGTTGCCCCAGGCGCAGGCACAGGCGCAGCCCCTGGACTACGAGACGCCCAACGCGGCGAACTACCTGAACGCCCTTCATGCCCATGCACGAGCCCATTATCCGGGCGCGGTGAACCTGGGCAGCACGTTCAAGTCGGCCTACAACGCCGCGGTTGCCACTGAGGCGCAGCGCAAGCGCAACCAGCTCCGCTCGAACGTGGACTTCGTGGGCGGGACGAGCGTCTTTGGCTTCAAGGTCGCGGGCGTCTGGGAGTTCTATTACCAGACGTGGGGCTACGTGACGTACAGGCGCCCCT
Encoded proteins:
- a CDS encoding DUF1501 domain-containing protein; translation: MKLSRRHFLRDVSRGLGCLAAASALPRWLGEAEAASISGYAGYRAAVCVFLLGGNDSNNLLIPKLSTPYAQYKAARPNIGIANADLLTLNPIGQPAASYGLHPSLVKLQALFEQEKAAIVCNVGPLVLPMRKADYVNGTVARPDNLFSHADQQDAWASSIANPSSISLPVELIGKVTGWAGRTADKLFALKDTDYPRVTSFGGKAIFSAGGSKQPMIVSSNGTLGFRTSSDAGFNALYQESLSEVLKIHNDVTLQASYGGTFTTAQSFAAARTTAREAAWGLLPQATREAIDALFVLPEGGSGWGLPGQLYQVVRDLVAGATPAASGGLGLKRQVFSVGLGGFDTHTGQDVAQSSLFKQLDFALDAFHQALTILRATTNFGATPPQTTLFTISDFGRTFVENSDKGTDHGWGSHMIVLGDRVAGKRLYGAFPNLDLTNGGTNNPDTTDSRGRWIPSLTVDQYAYSVAAWLGLSTTTERDYVFPNLAAYVSAAAANKFPADAQKTKIGFLLADA
- a CDS encoding tetratricopeptide repeat protein, which produces MTHALRQLLEEGRIREAREAATHQLSQDPEDEEALLALAKVALVDARPEQAEQLLSRVKSEGAQREVTLLRGAVAIQHQDFVRAREHYEVLIRQPTPPAEAWHGLGVAQLALGAVAEAREAHEQAVALRPQQSGFRFELGMALVMEERPRAAAREFVRCLRLDARDARGYWALAQLLGQRGKVRSARRILEAGLTQAPQSQLLRETLAANQEPSEDREEAPDVALFHQASRLVDRKRGREALTLLREGWEQGTRSLPLKLLEAEACKVLQPPDMPGIIHAYEEAIAFAPEHWEPYTRLGVCLLKEGHRHEPRAIELLETARRLEPGMPETSLNLVLAYVKAQRIAEARALAQQVVEGLRPGHSLYEEATRLLEVLRKV
- a CDS encoding ATP-grasp domain-containing protein, whose product is MTPPATARPVFLVGSRDDEHISHLARRIEALGVETLVVDTLAFPGQTRLALTEGLDGITVNGQRLGVPGAVYLRSVYTHPLAFGVDADEDMDADWRTTLVAFREKATLLRGLLGRWEALGVPFYNPESTSWRIQKPLQLALLAQAGLPVPETLWTNDAEAVRRFAAGRRVAYKPVGGGAATRALGPEDLSEDRLAALSAAPVTFQSLLPGEDVRVYVLDGEVIASIRILSQAIDFRQNEERVESFALPPEVAAQCLRATQVLGLRWTGMDLKRDAEGTLRILELNESPMFLGFDARAGTDILGHLARGLVQAARAPRP